A region from the Silene latifolia isolate original U9 population chromosome 7, ASM4854445v1, whole genome shotgun sequence genome encodes:
- the LOC141591408 gene encoding protein FLC EXPRESSOR-like isoform X2, which yields MEEVKSEEKSKRRRGRRGKGGKGGTATTPTTMPSAFQVPQPQDDIISHNRSKIQVLREDHQEMLGTRAALEQDLSVAHQHLRQLVSTARKVREDTDLEVKAVLERSIGVESQLGSIQALQSEHAQVVAHVTTLTHSNIQLHSEFNRLDSELHRIRMDAAEVANLKADLHAMRLELRKGRGAIEFEKKTRSANLQQYQEMDTKITEMSNQIQTLRPHLPPSHPALGYAGASDSVFRAPYSSHYPMHQFQHSRLSLLLACCNARYVHMSSS from the exons ATGGAAGAAGTTAAAAGCGAGGAGAAATCAAAACGAAGAAGAGGTAGACGGGGTAAGGGTGGTAAGGGTGGTACTGCTACTACTCCGACGACTATGCCCTCCGCATTTCAGGTACCTCAACCCCAGGATGACATCATCTCCCACAACCGCAGCAAAATCCAAGTACTCCGTGAAGATCATCAGGAGATGCTTGGCACACGCGCGGCTCTTGAACAAGACCTATCCGTGGCCCACCAACACCTCCGACAACTAGTGTCAACTGCCCGGAAGGTGAGGGAAGATACTGATTTGGAGGTGAAGGCTGTTTTGGAGAGGTCTATTGGGGTTGAGTCCCAACTCGGTTCTATTCAGGCACTCCAATCCGAGCATGCCCAGGTTGTGGCTCATGTTACCACTCTCACCCACTCTAATATTCAGCTCCACTCTGAATTTAATCGTCTTGATTCCGAGTTGCATAGGATTCGGATGGATGCGGCTGAGGTCGCCAATCTTAAGGCTGATCTTCACGCCATGCGACTCGAGCTCCGCAAAGGAAG AGGCGCAATTGAGTTTGAGAAAAAGACGAGATCAGCTAATCTACAACAGTATCAGGAAATGGATACCAAAATCACTGAAATGAGTAATCAAATTCAAACACTGCGTCCTCATTTACCACCCTCTCATCCAG CCTTGGGATACGCTGGAGCTTCTGATTCCGTTTTTCGGGCTCCTTATTCTTCCCACTATCCTATGCATCAG TTTCAACACTCAAGATTGAGCCTGTTGCTGGCTTGCTGCAATGCACGTTATGTACATATGTCCAGCAGTTAA
- the LOC141591417 gene encoding protein DOUBLE-STRAND BREAK FORMATION-like isoform X2, translating into MADALPLFSSRLKSNRLDESTLEILEQMLSSSKNVKEMQHLRTHLLQFLTSQSVTIIRHSVHKPILHRLSTLDFFLRAFLILHDLQSCLSLRYEGLVLRDSSAATHPHFQVTYGEWMKFAEDAFQNAFYSVAAKACENAISCFDRNGDQGHDKLPEKTRSIDRIHRLKDAALQLSSNHSAY; encoded by the exons ATGGCGGATGCCCTCCCTCTTTTCTCCTCCCGTCTCAAATCAAACAG ATTGGACGAGTCGACACTTGAAATTCTAGAACAAATGCTGTCTTCATCTAAAAATGTTAAAGAAATGCAGCATCTCCGGACTCATCTTCTTCAATTTCTCACTTCACAATCTGTAACAATTATTCGCCATTCCGTCCATAAACCCATCCTACACAGGCTCTCTACTCTTGACTTCTTCCTTCGCGCCTTCCTCATACTTCATGATCTACAG AGTTGCTTGTCTTTGCGATATGAGGGACTCGTTTTACGTGATTCAAGCGCCGCCACTCACCCGCACTTTCAAGTTACTTATGGTGAATGGATGAAATTTGCAGAAGATGCTTTTCAGAATGCTTTCTACTCTGTCGCCGCAAAG GCATGTGAGAATGCTATATCATGCTTCGATAGAAATGGTGATCAAGGCCATGACAAGTTACCTGAAAAGACGAGGAGCATTGATAGAATCCACAGGCTTAAGGATGCTGCTCTCCAATTATCTTCAAACCATTCTG CATATTAG
- the LOC141591417 gene encoding protein DOUBLE-STRAND BREAK FORMATION-like isoform X1, protein MADALPLFSSRLKSNRLDESTLEILEQMLSSSKNVKEMQHLRTHLLQFLTSQSVTIIRHSVHKPILHRLSTLDFFLRAFLILHDLQSCLSLRYEGLVLRDSSAATHPHFQVTYGEWMKFAEDAFQNAFYSVAAKACENAISCFDRNGDQGHDKLPEKTRSIDRIHRLKDAALQLSSNHSVQAHTAKYVKNKIMIVEQSSLSTEAECPASISFKNGIKLHNAHNLLRLKNR, encoded by the exons ATGGCGGATGCCCTCCCTCTTTTCTCCTCCCGTCTCAAATCAAACAG ATTGGACGAGTCGACACTTGAAATTCTAGAACAAATGCTGTCTTCATCTAAAAATGTTAAAGAAATGCAGCATCTCCGGACTCATCTTCTTCAATTTCTCACTTCACAATCTGTAACAATTATTCGCCATTCCGTCCATAAACCCATCCTACACAGGCTCTCTACTCTTGACTTCTTCCTTCGCGCCTTCCTCATACTTCATGATCTACAG AGTTGCTTGTCTTTGCGATATGAGGGACTCGTTTTACGTGATTCAAGCGCCGCCACTCACCCGCACTTTCAAGTTACTTATGGTGAATGGATGAAATTTGCAGAAGATGCTTTTCAGAATGCTTTCTACTCTGTCGCCGCAAAG GCATGTGAGAATGCTATATCATGCTTCGATAGAAATGGTGATCAAGGCCATGACAAGTTACCTGAAAAGACGAGGAGCATTGATAGAATCCACAGGCTTAAGGATGCTGCTCTCCAATTATCTTCAAACCATTCTG TTCAAGCACACACTGCAAAGTACGTGAAAAATAAGATTATGATTGTTGAACAATCTTCTCTCTCGACTGAGGCAGAGTGTCCAGCAAGCATTTCTTTCAAAAATGGGATCAAGCTGCATAACGCGCATAACTTGTTGCGACTGAAGAATCGGTAG
- the LOC141591418 gene encoding uncharacterized protein LOC141591418, translated as MAATTTTTTTMTDGISKHQTHTHTHTQTQEVSSHDGLQFWQFMVAGSIAGCAEHMAMFPVDTIKTRMQALGSCPIKSVGVRTAFRAILKSDGPSGFYRGIAAMGLGAGPAHAVYFSVYELCKKALSKGNPNNHLAHAASGVCATVMSDAVLTPMDMVKQRLQLGGGVGGAYTGVSHCVRRVFRDEGFKAFYASYRTTVLMNAPFTAVHFATYEAAKKGLVEISPHHVDGNNVDEETLLVHATAGAGAGALAAFVTTPLDVVKTQFQCQGVCGCDRFKSGSIRHVIRTIVEKDGYKGLLRGWVPRMLFHAPAAAICWSTYEAAKDLFQDRNDHNSN; from the exons ATGGCCgctacgaccaccaccaccacaacgaTGACCGACGGCATATCTAAGCACCAGACTCATACTCATACACATACCCAAACTCAGGAGGTCTCATCTCACGACGGTCTTCAATTCTGGCAGTTCATGGTTGCCGGTTCTATCGCCGGCTGCGCTGAACACATGGCTATGTTCCCCGTTGACACCATCAAAACCCGTATGCAAGCCCTCGGTTCCTGCCCTATTAAATCCGTCGGTGTCCGCACTGCCTTCCGCGCTATCCTCAAATCCGACGGTCCATCTGGGTTTTACCGTGGTATTGCCGCTATGGGCCTCGGTGCTGGCCCGGCACACGCGGTTTACTTCTCGGTTTACGAGCTCTGCAAGAAGGCCTTGTCTAAAGGAAACCCGAATAACCACCTGGCACACGCAGCTTCTGGGGTGTGTGCCACTGTCATGAGCGACGCCGTTTTGACCCCCATGGATATGGTCAAGCAGAGGCTTCAGCTTGGTGGCGGTGTTGGTGGGGCCTACACTGGGGTTTCTCACTGTGTCAGGCGGGTTTTTAGAGATGAGGGGTTCAAGGCTTTCTACGCTTCGTATAGGACCACTGTCCTCATGAACGCACCGTTTACTGCCGTTCATTTCGCTACGTACGAGGCTGCTAAGAAGGGTTTGGTTGAGATTTCTCCACATCATGTAGATGGTAATAATGTGGATGAGGAAACCTTGCTTGTCCATGCCACTGCTGGTGCTGGTGCCGGGGCTCTCGCTGCCTTTGTTACCACGCCTTTGGATGTTGTCAAGACCCAGTTTCAGTGCCAG GGGGTGTGTGGGTGTGACAGATTCAAAAGTGGTTCCATAAGACATGTTATTAGAACAATTGTGGAAAAGGATGGGTACAAGGGGCTCTTGAGGGGGTGGGTCCCAAGAATGCTTTTCCATGCCCCCGCAGCTGCTATCTGTTGGTCTACCTATGAAGCTGCGAAAGACTTGTTCCAGGATCGTAATGATCACAACAGCAACTGA
- the LOC141590820 gene encoding cation/H(+) antiporter 24-like, with protein MFWLFVTGVKMDLTVITKAGKKHYAIAIAGVVIPHIGVWIVGLLLREYMDEEMSKLSSIGGVISGVIITTFPVIYSILRDMHLLSSELGRVALLTVIISDLLGINVIVAFEAIKQGDFKGINAFYYLITVIFLSGVVFGIIPLIMKWINNYSPEGKPVEQLLITVIFLGVFIIGFLTDFIGAAIGNGPLWFGLAIPDGPMIGLTIVQRSEVFMTQILMPFSYATVGMMTDVYALSECWVCLGPLFAMTVMAFVSKLVVVVMAARLMDVPYRDSFVLGLMLSLRGQMEFLIYLHWMDLKMIKVPSFTMMVLLTTVATSIVTPLISILYDPTKPYMTNKKRTVQHTMQESELRVLACIYDEQSIATLFTLLDLANPTPTNPFNVFALYLVELLGRAAPVFIDHTKQDEYWDANNEAIHNAIQIYEEARSDQVTMNFFTSITPQRTMYQDVCELALIHKVSFIILPFHKKCLDRPDDTSAVIRPGVQSVNANTLSHAPCSVAILACKDATRWGTIPGRTGCSRRLGRQFAVLFLGGPDAREALTLADRMVGKVDVSVIVIRFLASDYQGDDEAERKLDDGVVTWFWVKNEKNERVVYKEVVVTTGLETVGAIQSLNDSTEIDMWIVGRKHGINPVLLEGLSKWSENPELGLIGDYLVSMDFSTTSSVLVVQQQVLRDHRATPWICIDF; from the coding sequence ATGTTTTGGCTCTTTGTCACGGGGGTAAAAATGGATTTAACAGTGATCACAAAGGCCGGTAAAAAACATTACGCTATAGCAATAGCAGGGGTGGTCATTCCACACATTGGTGTATGGATAGTTGGTTTACTATTAAGGGAGTACATGGACGAGGAAATGAGCAAACTTTCGTCTATAGGCGGCGTCATCTCAGGCGTTATTATTACAACATTCCCTGTTATTTACTCTATTCTCCGAGACATGCACCTCCTTAGCTCTGAACTCGGCCGTGTCGCCTTATTAACTGTCATTATTAGCGATCTACTCGGGATTAATGTCATTGTCGCGTTTGAAGCCATTAAGCAAGGCGATTTTAAAGGAATTAACGCCTTTTATTATCTAATCACGGTGATTTTCCTTAGCGGGGTTGTTTTTGGGATAATCCCATTAATAATGAAATGGATTAACAACTATAGTCCAGAAGGTAAACCCGTGGAACAACTTCTTATAACCGTGATATTTCTGGGAGTATTTATAATAGGGTTTCTGACTGATTTTATTGGGGCCGCCATTGGAAATGGTCCGCTTTGGTTTGGGCTAGCCATACCTGATGGCCCAATGATAGGACTGACTATTGTGCAAAGGAGTGAGGTTTTCATGACTCAAATTTTGATGCCCTTCTCATATGCTACCGTCGGAATGATGACCGATGTGTATGCGTTGAGTGAATGTTGGGTTTGTTTAGGTCCGCTTTTCGCTATGACCGTCATGGCCTTTGTTTCCAAGCTGGTTGTGGTTGTAATGGCCGCTCGATTGATGGACGTGCCATATAGAGACTCCTTTGTATTGGGCCTAATGCTCAGCCTAAGAGGTCAAATGGAGTTTCTTATTTATCTTCATTGGATGGACTTAAAGATGATAAAGGTTCCATCTTTCACAATGATGGTATTATTGACAACGGTGGCGACAAGCATAGTAACACCACTAATAAGCATCTTATATGATCCAACAAAACCATATATGACCAACAAAAAAAGAACTGTGCAGCACACAATGCAAGAATCGGAACTCCGAGTGCTTGCCTGTATATATGACGAACAAAGCATCGCAACCTTATTTACCCTATTGGACCTTGCAAACCCAACCCCAACCAACCCCTTTAATGTATTCGCCTTATACCTTGTTGAACTCCTTGGAAGAGCAGCCCCTGTCTTCATTGACCACACGAAGCAGGACGAGTATTGGGACGCAAACAACGAGGCTATCCACAATGCAATCCAAATATATGAAGAGGCTAGGAGTGATCAAGTTACGATGAATTTCTTCACCAGTATAACCCCTCAAAGAACCATGTACCAGGATGTATGTGAGTTGGCTTTGATCCATAAAGTCTCTTTTATTATATTACCCTTTCATAAGAAATGCTTAGATAGACCCGATGACACGTCAGCAGTCATTCGTCCTGGTGTACAGTCTGTAAATGCTAACACCTTATCACACGCCCCATGCTCAGTCGCGATATTAGCGTGCAAGGATGCAACCAGATGGGGGACAATACCAGGACGGACAGGGTGCAGTAGACGCTTAGGCCGTCAATTTGCAGTGTTATTCTTAGGAGGGCCAGACGCGAGGGAGGCGCTCACATTGGCAGATAGGATGGTAGGGAAGGTTGACGTGTCAGTGATAGTAATAAGATTTTTGGCGAGCGATTACCAGGGGGACGACGAGGCAGAAAGAAAGCTGGACGACGGGGTGGTGACGTGGTTTTGGGTGAAGAATGAGAAGAACGAGAGAGTAGTGTACAAGGAAGTGGTGGTTACAACGGGTTTAGAGACGGTGGGGGCGATACAGTCACTAAATGATAGTACAGAGATAGATATGTGGATTGTAGGGAGAAAACATGGAATAAATCCTGTTTTGTTAGAAGGATTGTCAAAATGGAGTGAAAATCCTGAACTTGGATTGATAGGTGATTATTTGGTGTCTATGGATTTTAGTACTACTTCTTCTGTACTAGTCGTTCAACAACAGGTCTTGCGAGATCACCGGGCTACTCCTTGGATTTGTATAGATTTTTAG
- the LOC141591410 gene encoding laccase-3-like yields MRTPWADGPEYITQCPIKPGGTYTYRFTIENQEGTLWWHAHSKWLRATVYGALIIYPKLGSSYPFPKPAREFPILLGEWWNRDPMHVLRQATITGAAPNISDAYTINGQPGDLYRCSSTGTTIYPVEAGETILLRVINAALNQQLFFAIANHQMTVVEADAAYHKPFTTNVIMIGPGQTTNVLITANQQPGSYYMAATAYASAPGIAFDNTTTTAILEYNSPHSKVQRGGQPILPQLPVWNDTNTANAFTARFRGLNSQGKVPLEIDENLFFAVGLGVINCSQPNFRCQAPNNTRFTASINNVSFVLPKRNSILQALYQNTPGVFTTDFPPVPPVQFDYTGNVPRGLWTPVRGTKAYKLKFGSTVQIVLQNTNISTIEDHPMHLHGYHFFVVGTGKGNFNPSTDPARFNLVDPPVRNTIGTTPGGWVAIRFIADNPGVWLMHCHLDVHIGWGLAMVFLVEDGVGKLESIEAPPLDLPQC; encoded by the exons ATGAGAACGCCATGGGCAGATGGACCGGAATACATTACGCAATGCCCAATTAAACCGGGAGGAACCTACACGTACCGGTTCACAATAGAAAACCAAGAGGGCACCCTTTGGTGGCATGCACATAGCAAATGGCTGAGAGCTACAGTGTATGGGGCTCTAATTATATACCCCAAGCTGGGATCTTCATACCCGTTTCCAAAGCCTGCAAGAGAATTTCCTATCCTTCTAG GAGAATGGTGGAACAGAGACCCCATGCACGTCCTTCGACAGGCTACTATAACAGGAGCAGCACCAAATATCTCTGATGCATATACTATCAATGGTCAGCCTGGTGATCTCTACAGATGCTCAAGTACAG GTACGACAATATACCCAGTGGAGGCGGGTGAGACAATTCTTCTCCGGGTTATCAACGCTGCACTCAATCAACAGCTGTTTTTTGCAATTGCCAACCACCAAATGACAGTTGTAGAGGCGGATGCGGCTTACCATAAGCCCTTTACCACCAATGTCATCATGATTGGACCAGGTCAAACAACCAATGTCTTAATCACTGCTAATCAACAACCTGGAAGCTACTACATGGCAGCTACAGCTTATGCTAGTGCTCCTGGAATAGCCTTTGACAATACCACCACTACAGCAATTCTTGAATACAATTCTCCTCATAGTAAAGTTCAAAGAGGAGGTCAACCCATACTTCCACAACTACCAGTGTGGAATGACACCAACACTGCAAATGCATTCACTGCCCGATTCAGAGGTCTTAATTCACAGGGAAAGGTCCCACTTGAGATCGATGAGAACCTATTTTTTGCTGTTGGTCTAGGAGTCATTAACTGCTCCCAGCCAAACTTCCGATGCCAAGCTCCTAACAACACTAGGTTCACTGCAAGCATAAACAATGTGTCTTTCGTACTGCCAAAAAGGAATTCAATATTGCAAGCCTTGTACCAAAATACTCCTGGTGTATTCACCACAGACTTCCCACCAGTGCCCCCAGTGCAATTTGATTACACTGGAAATGTACCTCGAGGGTTATGGACACCTGTTCGGGGGACTAAAGCATACAAGCTGAAGTTTGGTTCCACCGTTCAGATTGTTCTTCAGAACACAAACATCTCAACAATTGAGGACCACCCAATGCATCTTCATGGCTATCATTTCTTTGTTGTTGGGACTGGGAAAGGCAACTTTAATCCAAGTACGGATCCAGCAAGATTTAATCTGGTTGACCCACCCGTACGAAACACAATCGGAACGACACCAGGGGGGTGGGTTGCCATTCGATTTATAGCCGATAACCCAG GGGTTTGGCTGATGCATTGTCACCTTGACGTTCATATTGGTTGGGGTTTGGCTATGGTCTTCCTGGTTGAAGATGGTGTAGGAAAATTGGAGTCAATTGAAGCTCCTCCGCTAGATCTTCCTCAATGCTGA
- the LOC141591409 gene encoding laccase-3, with the protein MESQNIKWCFLGFSMFITFAACLAKPETHFHNFEITPTPVSRLCTTQHIMTVNGQYPGPTLEVRDGDSLVIKVTNRGKYDITLHWHGIRQMRTPWADGPVYITQCPIKPGGTYTYRFTIENQEGTLWWHAHSKWLRATVYGALIIYPKLGSSYPFPKPAREFPILLGEWWNRDPMHVLRQATITGAAPNISDAYTINGQPGDLYRCSSTGTTIYPVQAGETILLRVINAALNQQLFFAIANHQMTVVEADAAYHKPFTTNVIMIGPGQTTNVLVTANQPAGSYYMAATAYASAPGIAFDNTTTTAILEYNSPHSKVQRGGQPILPQLPVWNDTNTANAFTARFRGLNSQGKVPLEIDENLFFAVGLGVINCSQPNFRCQAPNNTRFTASINNVSFVLPKRNSILQALYQNTPGVFTTDFPPVPPVQFDYTGNVPRGLWTPVRGTKAYKLKFGSTVQIVLQNTNISTIEDHPMHLHGYHFFVVGTGKGNFNPSTDPARFNLVDPPVRNTIGTTPGGWVAIRFIADNPGVWLMHCHLDVHIGWGLAMVFLVEDGVGKLESIEAPPIDLPQC; encoded by the exons ATGGAGTCCCAGAACATAAAATGGTGTTTCTTAggattttctatgttcattacattTGCAGCTTGTCTAGCAAAACCAGAAACCCATTTTCATAACTTTGAG ATCACACCAACACCAGTGAGTAGATTGTGCACAACCCAGCACATAATGACAGTTAATGGTCAATATCCAGGTCCGACCCTGGAAGTTCGTGATGGAGACTCCTTAGTCATCAAAGTCACTAACAGAGGCAAATACGACATCACTCTTCACTG GCATGGAATCCGGCAAATGAGAACGCCATGGGCAGATGGACCGGTATACATTACGCAATGCCCAATTAAACCGGGAGGAACCTACACATACCGGTTCACAATAGAAAACCAAGAAGGCACTCTTTGGTGGCATGCACACAGCAAATGGCTGAGAGCTACAGTTTATGGGGCTCTAATTATATACCCCAAGCTGGGATCTTCATACCCCTTTCCAAAGCCTGCAAGAGAATTTCCTATCCTTCTAG GAGAATGGTGGAACAGAGACCCAATGCACGTGCTTCGACAGGCTACTATAACAGGAGCAGCACCAAATATCTCTGATGCATATACTATCAATGGACAGCCTGGTGATCTCTATAGATGCTCAAGCACAG GTACGACAATATACCCAGTGCAGGCTGGTGAGACAATTCTTCTTCGAGTCATCAACGCTGCACTCAATCAACAGCTGTTTTTCGCAATTGCTAACCACCAAATGACAGTTGTAGAGGCAGATGCGGCTTACCATAAGCCCTTTACCACCAATGTCATCATGATTGGACCAGGTCAAACCACCAATGTCTTAGTCACTGCTAATCAACCAGCTGGAAGCTACTACATGGCAGCTACAGCCTATGCTAGTGCTCCCGGAATCGCCTTTGACAATACCACCACTACAGCAATTCTTGAATACAATTCTCCTCATAGTAAAGTTCAAAGAGGAGGTCAACCCATACTTCCACAACTACCAGTGTGGAATGACACCAACACTGCAAATGCATTCACTGCCCGATTCAGAGGTCTTAATTCACAGGGAAAGGTCCCCCTTGAAATTGATGAGAACCTATTTTTTGCTGTTGGCCTAGGAGTCATTAACTGCTCCCAGCCAAACTTCCGATGCCAAGCTCCTAACAACACTAGGTTCACCGCAAGCATAAACAATGTGTCTTTCGTACTGCCAAAAAGGAATTCAATATTGCAAGCCTTGTACCAAAATACTCCTGGTGTATTCACCACAGACTTCCCACCAGTGCCCCCAGTGCAATTTGATTACACTGGAAATGTACCTCGAGGGTTATGGACACCTGTTCGGGGGACTAAAGCATACAAGCTGAAGTTTGGTTCCACCGTTCAGATTGTTCTTCAGAACACAAACATCTCAACAATTGAGGACCACCCAATGCATCTTCATGGTTATCACTTCTTTGTTGTTGGGACTGGGAAAGGTAACTTCAATCCAAGTACAGATCCAGCAAGATTCAATCTGGTTGACCCACCCGTGCGAAACACAATCGGAACGACACCTGGAGGGTGGGTTGCCATTCGATTTATAGCCGATAATCCAG GCGTTTGGCTGATGCATTGTCACCTTGACGTTCATATTGGTTGGGGTTTGGCTATGGTCTTCCTGGTTGAAGATGGTGTAGGAAAATTGGAGTCAATTGAAGCTCCTCCAATAGATCTTCCTCAGTGTTAA
- the LOC141591419 gene encoding uncharacterized protein LOC141591419, producing the protein MGNSLRCCLACVLPCGALDVIRIVHLNGYVEEMTRSITAGQVLHSYPNHVLSKPCSQGLVRKIVILSPDSELKRGGIYFLLPNSSLPTNNNSKGKSCNNNKKLVKSHKTENNNNNVVITDKKVEADNSNKCVSNLDLSKLDQENVEVVENNSKSKTSSKAGRHQRRRSSRGSKSGVWHPHLHSITEDDF; encoded by the coding sequence atggGTAATAGTCTAAGGTGTTGTTTGGCGTGCGTACTACCATGCGGAGCACTAGACGTGATCCGAATAGTCCATTTAAACGGGTACGTCGAAGAGATGACTCGGTCCATTACAGCGGGTCAAGTACTACACTCATACCCGAATCACGTATTAAGCAAACCATGTTCACAAGGGTTGGTACGTAAAATCGTAATATTATCACCAGATTCAGAGCTCAAAAGAGGTGGAATTTACTTTTTACTCCCTAACTCTTCCTTACCTACAAATAACAACTCCAAGGGTAAATCTTGTAATAATAACAAGAAGTTGGTCAAATCCCACAAAacagaaaataataataataatgttgttatTACTGATAAAAAAGTGGAGGCTGATAATAGTAATAAGTGTGTTAGTAATCTAGATTTAAGTAAGTTGGATCAAGAGAATGTAGAAGTTGTCGAAAATAATTCAAAGTCGAAAACAAGCTCCAAGGCTGGAAGACATCAACGGAGAAGAAGTAGTAGGGGTAGTAAAAGTGGTGTTTGGCACCCTCATCTCCACAGTATTACTGAAGAcgatttctga